The Pirellulimonas nuda genome includes a region encoding these proteins:
- a CDS encoding TMEM43 family protein: protein MARERPNGRWEVVATGSAIVVAGVLALWENEGRFDFYRAARDAPVVQSAADAAAVDTFSLTGEVDTQVPIEGRYVKPFASYLCVDRAASVCSWHKSGDSDWKLSWGPSVPDNARNQGVKQTLRGGALFPTKYLVGDLEVHPDAVQLVDDKVPISGVDLPLTQAGRQAGLLQARACLVRGNLAHPRLGDERLDYTGVPNAPVATYFGKMDGRRARGKQFDVSPGRLSALLYERYLPADLMKNDGVLHHLVNGDRRHALGVLKSRSAKETWLARLGGAAVVVLGVYGLLERFSNLLYHVPVLGQIARWGMLLLSVLMGAALSLLVVAVSAMVHHPWALGPPLALVAAGAWWLIRGSRRAQTHAREAVDHYQHERLAQASGTPTVPLPAARDERMFSNLIKLAVGDGLGKRENRLLVRWGKKHGITKPRMQKLFAEAQRDPAPADAASRDGFILMVAVALADGKLSVREQSVLVAMAARLGISKDEVRRIIVGVATGELLPV from the coding sequence GTGGCAAGAGAGAGACCGAACGGTCGGTGGGAAGTGGTCGCGACCGGTTCGGCGATTGTCGTCGCGGGTGTGCTGGCGCTCTGGGAGAACGAGGGGCGGTTCGATTTCTACCGGGCGGCCCGCGACGCGCCGGTGGTGCAATCGGCGGCGGACGCCGCCGCGGTGGACACCTTTTCACTGACCGGCGAGGTCGACACCCAGGTCCCGATCGAGGGGCGCTACGTTAAGCCGTTCGCCAGCTACCTCTGCGTCGACCGGGCCGCATCGGTCTGCTCCTGGCACAAGAGCGGCGACTCAGACTGGAAGCTGAGCTGGGGCCCGTCGGTCCCAGACAACGCTCGCAACCAGGGCGTCAAACAGACGCTGCGCGGCGGCGCCCTCTTCCCCACCAAGTACCTGGTAGGCGACCTAGAAGTCCATCCAGACGCCGTCCAACTGGTGGATGACAAAGTCCCGATTTCGGGGGTCGACCTCCCGCTTACCCAGGCGGGCCGACAGGCGGGCCTGCTGCAGGCGCGCGCGTGCTTGGTCCGCGGAAACCTGGCTCATCCCAGGCTTGGGGACGAACGTTTGGACTACACGGGCGTCCCCAACGCGCCCGTTGCGACCTACTTTGGAAAGATGGACGGCCGGCGGGCGCGCGGCAAGCAGTTCGATGTGTCCCCTGGGCGCCTGTCCGCCCTGCTGTACGAACGTTACCTGCCCGCCGACCTGATGAAGAACGACGGCGTGCTGCACCACCTTGTCAACGGGGATCGGCGGCACGCGCTCGGCGTCCTCAAGTCGCGTTCTGCCAAGGAGACCTGGCTCGCACGGCTGGGCGGCGCGGCCGTGGTGGTGCTGGGCGTCTACGGCTTGCTGGAGCGGTTTTCCAACCTGCTGTACCACGTGCCGGTCCTCGGCCAGATCGCTCGGTGGGGGATGCTGCTATTAAGCGTTTTGATGGGGGCAGCCCTCTCTTTGCTGGTGGTGGCGGTCTCGGCGATGGTCCACCACCCATGGGCGCTTGGTCCGCCGTTGGCGCTGGTGGCGGCGGGGGCCTGGTGGCTGATCCGCGGCAGCCGGCGGGCCCAGACCCACGCCCGAGAAGCCGTCGATCACTACCAGCACGAGCGGCTGGCCCAAGCCAGCGGCACGCCAACCGTGCCGCTGCCCGCCGCGCGCGACGAGCGGATGTTCTCCAACCTGATCAAGCTCGCCGTCGGGGACGGACTCGGCAAGCGGGAGAACCGCCTGCTGGTGCGTTGGGGCAAGAAGCACGGGATCACCAAGCCCCGCATGCAAAAACTCTTCGCCGAGGCCCAACGCGACCCGGCCCCGGCAGATGCCGCCAGCCGTGACGGTTTTATCCTGATGGTTGCGGTGGCGTTGGCCGACGGCAAGCTTTCGGTGCGCGAGCAGTCGGTGCTCGTCGCGATGGCCGCGCGGCTTGGGATCTCCAAGGACGAGGTGCGAAGGATCATCGTCGGCGTAGCGACGGGCGAATTGCTCCCAGTGTGA
- a CDS encoding class I SAM-dependent methyltransferase, which produces MSQNLDPADDIVAYNRAAWNSQVRKRNRWTIPVSPEEIERARKDDWRIVLTPEKSVPNTWFPDFRASSIEVLCLAGSGGQQAPILAAAGAHVTVLDNSPAQLAQDQLVADREGLAIKLVLGDMADLSAFANASFDLIVHPCSNCFVPNVLPVWKEAARVMKPGANLLSGIVSPIVYLFDDQLLEKGEFKVCHRIPYSDLTSLSSEQRQAFRDDDEPFCFGHTLTDQVGGQIDAGLAITGLFEDCWSDWPISEYIPTFIATKATKGK; this is translated from the coding sequence ATGAGCCAGAACCTCGATCCAGCGGATGACATCGTCGCCTACAACCGTGCGGCTTGGAACAGCCAGGTTCGGAAAAGAAACCGCTGGACGATTCCTGTTTCACCGGAGGAAATCGAGCGGGCCCGAAAGGATGACTGGCGGATCGTTCTCACGCCGGAGAAATCTGTCCCAAACACGTGGTTTCCCGATTTCCGCGCAAGTTCTATCGAGGTTCTTTGCCTTGCTGGTAGCGGAGGACAGCAAGCGCCCATCCTCGCGGCGGCTGGAGCCCATGTCACGGTGCTCGACAATTCGCCAGCTCAATTGGCGCAGGATCAACTCGTGGCCGACCGTGAAGGCTTGGCGATCAAGTTGGTTCTAGGCGACATGGCTGACCTTTCCGCTTTCGCAAACGCGTCTTTCGACTTGATCGTTCATCCGTGCTCCAACTGCTTTGTTCCCAACGTACTGCCGGTGTGGAAGGAAGCGGCGCGAGTCATGAAGCCAGGAGCCAACCTGCTTTCAGGTATCGTCAGTCCGATTGTCTACCTGTTCGACGATCAACTGTTGGAAAAGGGCGAATTCAAAGTCTGTCACAGAATCCCCTATTCTGATCTGACCAGTCTTTCTTCCGAGCAGCGGCAGGCGTTTCGTGACGACGATGAGCCGTTCTGTTTTGGCCATACCCTGACGGATCAGGTCGGTGGGCAGATCGACGCGGGTCTAGCCATCACGGGGTTGTTTGAAGACTGCTGGTCGGACTGGCCAATCTCCGAGTACATCCCCACGTTCATCGCGACGAAGGCCACCAAGGGCAAGTGA
- a CDS encoding ThiF family adenylyltransferase: protein MFTEPEEDRFVRQAQLVPQARLAALDVSVVGVGAVGRQVAVQLASLGVRRLRLVDFDKVDASNVTTQGYARGDIGRRKVDACRDAVLAIDPEVNVDAVQDRWRPATRLGDAAFCCVDSIDARAAIWRGGGGLVGFWADGRMRGETLRVLAACDGASRAHYSQSLFPQREAQAGACTARSTIYAASIAAGLMLSQLVRWLRGQPVDADLSLSLLASELTVSTL, encoded by the coding sequence ATGTTTACAGAACCCGAGGAAGACCGCTTCGTGCGGCAGGCGCAGCTGGTGCCGCAAGCAAGGCTGGCGGCACTGGATGTTTCCGTGGTCGGCGTCGGCGCCGTCGGCAGGCAGGTCGCGGTGCAGCTGGCGTCGCTCGGCGTGCGCCGGCTGCGGCTGGTGGATTTTGACAAGGTCGACGCGAGCAACGTGACCACCCAGGGGTACGCCCGCGGCGACATCGGCCGCCGGAAGGTGGATGCCTGCCGCGACGCGGTGCTGGCGATCGATCCAGAAGTCAACGTCGACGCCGTGCAGGACCGCTGGCGCCCGGCGACCCGGCTGGGGGACGCGGCCTTCTGCTGCGTCGATTCCATCGACGCCCGCGCGGCCATCTGGCGGGGGGGCGGCGGCCTGGTCGGCTTCTGGGCCGACGGGCGGATGCGGGGCGAGACCCTGCGGGTGCTTGCCGCGTGTGACGGCGCCAGCCGCGCGCACTACTCCCAATCGCTATTTCCGCAGCGCGAGGCCCAGGCGGGCGCCTGCACGGCGAGGTCGACGATCTACGCCGCCAGCATTGCGGCGGGCTTGATGCTCTCGCAGCTGGTCCGCTGGCTGCGAGGGCAGCCGGTCGACGCCGACCTGTCGCTCAGCCTGCTGGCGAGCGAGCTTACTGTTTCAACCCTTTAG